DNA sequence from the Excalfactoria chinensis isolate bCotChi1 chromosome 2, bCotChi1.hap2, whole genome shotgun sequence genome:
tttatgtagGCTTAGCAACCCCAGTTTGAACACCTAAGAAAATGTGAACAAagttttaaataagaaaacaagactaattttcttagaaagaaaaaaagtagatcCCATTCTGGACCTACTATCTTTATCTGTGATCATatacaataaaacattttaacaatGGTCATTTATCATGTTCCTCAAGAGAACCAATAAAATGCAATGAATACACATCCTCTGATGTTGCACAGATACAAAATGTATAGTTTGTTTACAAACTAATATTACTGAATGTAAAATGAAGCAAcgttttaaaaaaatatattggtAAAGGTCCAAAGtttacattttctaaaatattaaattcaCGTTTTATTTACAGACCAGCTTTCAAACGATAATTGGCATTTTAAGATAGTTGCTTAACCTGATGggtacatgaaaaaaaatcaagctgtataaaagcaagcaaacaaaacaataagcAAAGTTTGGTAGAACAGTTccaaaaatgctattttcagtttctatttagaaatgcaaaatgtgaTCTACTACACAGTAACTTACCAGAAACTGGTCTAACACTTTCATATGCTATAGGTATCGCAAATGATCAATGTTGTCCAATCATGTgccaaaaataatgaatttttgCCCATTCCTACTTCAAATGAAGTGTTGACAACTGTTGAGTATTtacaaattttaaataaaggCTTGATATCCCTTTGGATCACATTatcactgtttttgttcttctcttgtTAACTACACATAGCAGACTGCAATCCAAAGATGATGTATTTTGTTGACTCTGTGAGTTAACAGTTAAATTAGCAGCAgcttgtctgaaaaaaaaaataacttgacAGACAACTCTAGCTAACCGACTACAAGTGAACACTGATTCTGAATCAATTAAGACTGAAATCACCCAATGAAATCATCCTCTTGCTGAGTGGCACTGTGCCAGAAGGTGGTATTATTTAAAGGTGAGCAGAACTTACAAGCTGGTAAGAGCAGCTAAGATAGAAAACTCCAGTCTGAACACTGCTAGCAGGTATGCAATAGGCCACGGCTGTGCTCTGAGGTCTGGTAGTGAATTCTGGTCACTTGCCAGTGCAGTTAATTCTCCTGTGCTGCTATTTGCCTTGACTGTGTTAGGTCAGGTGGAGTGACAGCTGTATAACAGAAGCTACCGTGTCAGGCTGTAAATGAGGTTTAACTCATTTCTACCAGGTCCCAGTAAGGAAAATATCTCTTTCTCCATGCTgcacctttattttctttgtggttcTGTTCCATCTCCTGGGGCCTGCATAAAATTTCTGAActaacacagaaacaaacaggtCAGACACTTCTTCCCCATAGAGGGGACTGGCAAGTGCAACAACCCTTCTTTGCCAGCCTGGACCACGGTGAACAACGCAATTTTTTTAGGAAAGCAATTACTTTCTACTTAATAAAACTTGCCACctcaattaaaatgaaaggataTTTGAGGgagtggaaaaagaagaaatttcctTTTGATCACAGTCCCCCATTACCCTGTTGTACTAACCTCTAGCACCTACCTTtgggttaaaagaaaaaaggaagaaaaaaaaacaaaggaggaaataaaaagcataggGAATCATTGCTTGTTTCTCAAGAATTATAAGCTTAACACCTTCAAAATTATGAAAAAACaagtatttcctttctgtttctaatTTTATATCAGCATGTTTAGACATCACTCACTGATTTTGATGTCTATATCATACGCAGTATTCCACACTCAATAAAGCAAAACATCCTCCAGTGATGATCCCTGCTTTATAGAGAACTAGCTCATAATCTTAAAGCAAATCAGGTATTGGTGCATTATAATGctaaatgacaacaaaaaatattttatattctaaCAATACCCATCTCTGAATTGTTTAAAATACTTAACCAAAcaatgttttctgttcctaCGTAGCATTCAAATCCtctaaaaatagttttgttttgttttttccaaaagATAACTACTGGTCTAAATGTATACCAACAAtagattttgttcattttattatCTTATATTATTTTTGATAAAGTTTCTgggtctttttgttttcttaattttctttttttttcttttttttttgtttgtttgttttttaactacaAGCTATAGTTTCTaattgctgctctgcttcagcaGCCATAGCTGCTGCCTGTAACTGTTCTGTTTCACTCTGGATGGAATTAGCTGTAgtaacttgttttctttcactgtgcaTATTGTTCTCATGCCTTTTTAGATCCGATGCTTTAGCAAATGCTTTAGTGCAGGAACTGCAGACAAAAGGTTTCTCTCCCCGGTGTCTTCTTTCATGGTCTTTGAGGTGGGACTTGTGCTTGAAAGCTTTATCGCACATGTGGCATGCAAATGGCCTCTCATTACTGTGAACTCTTTCGTGCTTTTTTAGGTCTGGTGCACGAATAAAAGACTTTCCACATACCTCGCAACTGTAAGGCTTATAACCTGTGTGGATTTTCAGATGCTCTTTCAAATGAGCTTGTGTGGTAAAGCCCTTTGTACACATTTCACAAACAAATGGTCTATCAGCGGTGTGTagcttttcatgttttctcagTCGTGCTTCATCAGAAAAGGTCTTACCACAAGCCTGACACACAATGTGTTCCCTATGACCGTAAAGCAAATATTCAAACTTCATATCCCCCGCTGCTGTTGTCCAGCCTGGTGTCTGTTCATCTTTCACTTCACTTATGCCATCGTTAAATGTCAAAGCCTGAGGGGTTTGAGATCCTAAGTCTTTTGATTCCGTTGTTTCCATAGGCTCTACTTCTTGGCCATAGCAGTTTACCTTTCGAACCTCTTCACTTCCCAACTCCTTCAGAATCGCCTCCTGAACTCTCAGGGTAGTGGTTGGTGATTTCCCATCTTCCTGACTGGGGGGAGTTCCTTCCACTGTCACATCTGATGGACTGTCATCATGATCTCCAATCTCTTctacctcatcatcctgggtatCGTTAGGTTCCCCAATAGGACGGTTTATCTTCAGACAGTACTTGCTCTTGGACTGTGTGTTCTCTTCAGGACTAGATACATCACGTTTTTGAGAGCAGAGTTTATCTAGAAAACGAATACCAAGGATCTGGCCCGAAGACATCATCAAATTTACATCTTCCTTCTTAACAGAAATCTTTGCAGTGTACATGTAATTAAGAACTTCCTCAAAAATATCGGAACGAAGAAAATCTATTTCTATGACTGAGGAACTATCGACTTCTAgtttcttgaaaagctttttgaagTAGGTACTGCAGGCAGCAAGCACACACCTATGTGCTCGGAATTTAACATCTTCGACCACGATAGCTATGTCACAAAATTCTCCTTCCAAACGTTGTTCATTTAACGTTTTCAAGAACACAGTTTTGTGATCGTCATCATTATATTTAATGGTTTCAGACATACTGATGAAAAACTCCTGTAAAATAACAAGGGAAAGTTTTGTGATAAAATAGGCTAAGTCATAAAATTCCACCCGCTGATGCCATTTACACtctaaaacaaatgaaatttttTGGGCTCAACAGGATCAGAGACGCCTTTCAGGTTATCAAAATATTACTTTGAAACCTCTTTggaaattacaaataaataaagactatcatagaatcacaaggttggaaaggacctataagatcatctaatccaaccgtcctccctttaccatacccctaaaccatatctcctagctccctatccagatgcttcttgaacactgccagtgatggcaactccaccacctccctgggcaggctattccagtgcctgaccactctctgagaaaaaaagttccttcttatgtccagtctaaacctcatctgatacaacttgtggccatttcctcgggtcctgtttgttgcctgccagaagaggccaagcccctccacaacctcccttcagaaagttgtaaagtgcaatgaggtctcccctgagcctcctccaggctaaacaatcccagctccctgagccgctcctcataagacttgtgctccagacccctcaccagttttgttgccccTCTCAGGACACGTTCCATGGCTTTGatatctttcttgcagtgaggagccccaaactgaacacagtactcaagatgcggcctcaccagagctgagtacagagggatgatcacctctctgctcctgttggccacactatttcttatacaggccaggatgctggtggccttcttggccagctgggcacactgttggctcatgttcagccaagcacatGAGCTGACACTGTGCCCAGGTGACCAAAGACTATTGCAAATATAAACAACTGCAAATATATTTCCCCAGATCATAAGCTTTATAGGACACAGCTATTTataatgtgttttctttgtattaagaaagtaatttattaaaacacatGTTGATTCAGTCatccaaaactgaaaacttcTTCAGAGAAGTTTCAATTTGCTCTAAATACATGACCCAACAGTATCAGTACTTCTTAACAACTAAAGTAAATATTAGTATTGAAAACAGTATAGGAAATGTGGCAGCATAACAAACTAAAagtgaaatatgaaatacaaGCCTTACCATGAACAATGCAggaaattttctgaacaaacaattattaaatatttgacGGATGATTAACCCTTACAATGGGCCACCTTCAgcctgaaagacagaaagacattAACATATCAAGAAATGATAACATCTGTTTTACATTAGCGCATTAAAGCATGGcattttcaattatttaaaatgatacCATGCACAGTGCTAAAACACTCAGTTATTATTTAGACAGATTCTACAGATGACTGCACAAACTCATCTGATGATAGTTATGTTGTCATAAACCATGTTTACTTTCTGCTGGCTTCTTCACTTCTCTGACTGCTTTCCTGCTACTCACTTTTCCCTGGATCCAAAATTCTCTACAGGACTCAACAAAGTCAATCTATTAATCCATCAAAACGAGTGGACAATTTTCTGCTGATTTAGTGAGGTGAGCAAGACTAGACAAGAACATGGCGAGCAGGCAAAGCAGCCCTAAGGATGGCACATTGGGACACAGATGAATACAGAAACATTCCAGGAAATCAGATCTTCAAACAAACAGTGGAGATGTTTGGGACAGGAACgctgagaaatacagaattgaTATGATTCAGTCCCAATCTCCAACAGGCAGCCCTTTGTGATAGGGGCAGGAAACTCGAGGGGGAAGAAGGTAATCATTGAATGGCTTAGgatggaaaggaccttaaaaaACCTAgagctccaacccctctgccataGGCAGAGTGGCCAACCACTTAACCAGGCAGGCCAATATTTGGTTCAGACACTTCCCTCCACCACCTGTCATGCAGCTACTAGGAATGCCACTCTTCAGTTCCTATTTCCCCTTCACCAGATATGAAACGGAAGCAGCTGGCAGGTATGCAACTTCCACCCTTGGCAACGGGTGTTTAGTATGATGTGGAAACACTCAGCATCAGACAACAGTTTTTGCGAGCCTGGCATTGCAGCATATGGCACCGttgactttaaaaataaacaaaaaagaatgctAAAATTATTTGTGCTATGAAATCAGATGTTAGGACAGAtcagaaaggaagacaaagtcAGAAAGGGAGCATATAGATATGTGAAACAGGCAAATGAAAACTAAGAAATATTGCATGTGTTTTCCTGGGCTGTCTGGATCTGCTGATCTAGGGTGAAGCATCACAGAATCTAGAAactgaattggaagggacactGGAAGGCCATCTAGACCAAGTGCCCTGCAATgacagggacacctgcagctaggtcaggttgttcagagccccattcagcctgatCTTCAGTCTCCAGGGACGGCACATCCACCATCTCTcagggcaacctgctccagtgcctaACCACCCTAATAATAGATTTCTGGTCCTTATATCCAATCCATCAACCCAGTGCAGATGACAGCATGACCAGCTATTCCAACAGGATCCAGAAAGAGCTCTTTGCAAGCTGATTTTGCAAAGTGCCACTGCTGACAGTCTAGCAGTGATCCCTTCTGTCTTCATtaaacaaaatacagttttgctgCGACTATGTCGAGACTTGC
Encoded proteins:
- the ZBTB14 gene encoding zinc finger and BTB domain-containing protein 14, whose translation is MEFFISMSETIKYNDDDHKTVFLKTLNEQRLEGEFCDIAIVVEDVKFRAHRCVLAACSTYFKKLFKKLEVDSSSVIEIDFLRSDIFEEVLNYMYTAKISVKKEDVNLMMSSGQILGIRFLDKLCSQKRDVSSPEENTQSKSKYCLKINRPIGEPNDTQDDEVEEIGDHDDSPSDVTVEGTPPSQEDGKSPTTTLRVQEAILKELGSEEVRKVNCYGQEVEPMETTESKDLGSQTPQALTFNDGISEVKDEQTPGWTTAAGDMKFEYLLYGHREHIVCQACGKTFSDEARLRKHEKLHTADRPFVCEMCTKGFTTQAHLKEHLKIHTGYKPYSCEVCGKSFIRAPDLKKHERVHSNERPFACHMCDKAFKHKSHLKDHERRHRGEKPFVCSSCTKAFAKASDLKRHENNMHSERKQVTTANSIQSETEQLQAAAMAAEAEQQLETIACS